A region from the Triticum urartu cultivar G1812 chromosome 1, Tu2.1, whole genome shotgun sequence genome encodes:
- the LOC125533079 gene encoding 60S ribosomal protein L35a-1-like has product MVKGRTGQRVRLYVRGTILGFKRSKSNQYESTSLAQVEGVNTKEDMAWYAGKRLAYVYKAKTKSNGTHYRCLWGKITRSHGNSGVVRAQFKSNLPAESMGRKVRVFMYPSSI; this is encoded by the exons ATGGTGAAGGGACGCACGGGGCAGCGCGTTAGGCTCTACGTCCGGGGCACCATCCTCGGCTTCAAGAG GTCGAAGTCGAACCAGTACGAGAGCACGTCGCTGGCGCAGGTCGAGGGGGTGAACACCAAGGAGGACATGGCGTGGTACGCCGGGAAGCGCCTGGCGTACGTGTACAAGGCCAAGACAAAGAGCAACGGCACCCACTACCGCTGCCTCTGGGGCAAGATCACCCGCTCGCATGGTAACTCCGGCGTCGTCCGCGCCCAATTCAAGTCCAACCTCCCCGCCGAGTCCATG GGGCGCAAGGTCAGAGTGTTCATGTACCCGAGCAGCATCTAA
- the LOC125527738 gene encoding LEAF RUST 10 DISEASE-RESISTANCE LOCUS RECEPTOR-LIKE PROTEIN KINASE-like 1.2 isoform X2, producing MPLLILLCVLLLAAGLELARGYPTAGAGDARAYNSSMCQGSFACGGLNIHYPFYLSNESMVVDGVSQSYCGYPGMAVRCDDSRANATATLRLAGGTNYTVLGIDYDNHTITLADADVSNGVCPMVRHNVNIPREAWLNFTPTGNSTISFFLDCNFTTNVTVAPLPPPELVPINCTGFERGRGSHSVRLLVGLLILPSAPRAVPQPPPDPGAYFRYTNCTPTPYQCAPLAFDVNYPFAVDGVARPDYCSSPGHRLLCVNSTLTISMNSGGSFQVTGIDLGNQVLTVIDQSLAHESACPHVYRDTTIDAAMFEYTDRDRFLTAYVNCTSASSTLPPVYDAFACVAGGRSYYRLDNGTSAPEDVLSLGVVCSSTLVVPYDSAMADALAAGNATLGDAVQGGFSVRWKAGAGWCGECQASGGRCGHDSRAQDDHTCFCPGGQAIGSCPSSGSGPKKASKKTIIAVGSSAAALVLFVLLVVVLFLYIRKRRQYKMTSSSRLLKYSNSGGTPRSRGGSDLESSSVHNLQTHHFAYEELEEATGGFSDTRELGDGGFGTVYKGQLRDGRVVAVKRLYNNGSRHVEQFLNEAAILSRLRHPNLVTFYGCTSSRSRELLLVYEYVPNGTVADHLQGHRAVERALPWPLRLNVAVEAAAALAYLHAIDPPVVHRDVKTTNILLDADFHVKVADFGLSRLFPLDGATHVSTAPQGTPGYVDPEYHQCYQLTDRSDVYSFGVVLAELISSKPAVDVTRDRDEINLAAMAVGMIQRSELDQLVDAELGYGSDEATTRAVTMVAELAFRCLQQNSEMRPPIREVLDGLRGIQEGGTKETKYDVVVIPRSPNTVHAPWDSMSTTPSISQ from the exons ATGCCGCTCCTCATCCTCCTCTGTGTCCTGCTACTGGCCGCCGGGCTCGAGCTCGCCCGCGGCTACCCGACGGCCGGCGCCGGCGACGCCCGCGCCTACAACTCAAGCATGTGCCAGGGGTCCTTCGCGTGCGGGGGGCTCAACATCCACTACCCGTTTTACCTCTCCAACGAGTCCATGGTCGTCGACGGCGTGTCCCAGTCCTACTGCGGCTACCCCGGCATGGCCGTGCGCTGCGACGACAGCCGCGCCAACGCCACCGCCACGCTCCGGCTCGCCGGAGGCACCAACTACACCGTCCTCGGCATCGACTACGACAACCACACCATCACGCTCGCCGACGCCGACGTCTCCAACGGCGTCTGCCCCATGGTCCGCCACAACGTCAACAtccctcgcgaggcctggctcaACTTCACGCCCACCggcaacagcaccatctccttcTTCCTCGACTGCAACTTCACCACAAACGTCACCGTCGCCCCTCTGCCGCCGCCTGAGCTCGTCCCGATCAACTGTACCGGCTTCGAGCGAGGGCGCGGGTC GCATTCCGTGCGGCTCCTCGTCGGCCTGCTGATCCTCCCGTCGGCGCCGCGAGCCGTGCCGCAGCCACCGCCCGACCCCGGTGCCTACTTCCGGTATACCAACTGCACGCCGACGCCATACCAGTGCGCGCCACTCGCGTTCGATGTCAACTACCCATTCGCCGTCGACGGCGTGGCCCGGCCGGACTACTGCTCCTCCCCGGGCCACCGCCTCTTGTGCGTGAACAGCACGCTGACGATCAGCATGAACTCCGGCGGGTCATTCCAGGTCACGGGCATCGACCTCGGCAACCAGGTGCTCACCGTGATCGACCAGAGCCTGGCCCACGAGTCGGCGTGCCCGCACGTGTACCGCGACACGACAATCGACGCCGCCATGTTCGAGTACACGGACCGGGACCGGTTCCTGACGGCCTACGTGAACTGCACCAGCGCAAGCTCGACGTTGCCGCCGGTGTACGATGCCTTCGCCTGCGTCGCCGGGGGGCGGTCGTACTACAGGCTGGATAACGGCACGTCGGCGCCGGAGGACGTGCTGAGCCTGGGGGTGGTGTGCAGCTCGACTTTGGTCGTCCCGTACGACTCGGCCATGGCGGATGCGCTGGCCGCCGGGAACGCTACCCTCGGGGATGCCGTCCAGGGCGGGTTCTCGGTGCGGTGGAAGGCCGGcgccgggtggtgcggcgagtGCCAGGCCTCTGGAGGGCGCTGCGGGCACGACAGCAGAGCGCAGGACGATCACACGTGTTTCTGCCCCGGCGGTCAGGCTATCGGGTCGTGTCCTTCGTCAGGTTCAG GGCCAAAGAAAGCGAGCAAAAAGACAATAATAGCAGTAG GATCCTCCGCAGCAGCTCTCGTTCTGTTCGTGCTTCTGGTAGTGGTGTTGTTCCTGTACATCCGCAAGAGGAGGCAGTACAAGATGACCTCGTCGTCGAGGCTCCTCAAGTACAGTAACTCCGGCGGGACACCCCGCTCCAGAGGCGGCAGCGACTTGGAGTCCAGCAGCGTCCACAACCTGCAGACGCACCACTTCGCCTACGAGGAGCTGGAGGAGGCCACCGGCGGCTTCAGCGACACCCGCGAGCTCGGCGACGGCGGCTTCGGCACCGTATACAAAGGCCAACTCCGGGACGGGCGCGTGGTGGCGGTGAAGCGGCTGTACAACAACGGCTCCCGGCACGTGGAGCAGTTCCTGAACGAGGCGGCCATCCTGTCGCGGCTACGCCACCCGAACCTCGTCACCTTCTACGGCTGCACGTCCAGCCGCAGCCGGGAGCTGCTGCTGGTGTACGAGTACGTGCCCAACGGCACCGTGGCCGACCACCTGCAGGGCCACCGCGCCGTGGAACGGGCGCTGCCGTGGCCGCTCCGCCTCAACGTCGCCGTCGAGGCCGCCGCCGCGCTCGCCTACCTCCACGCCATCGACCCGCCCGTGGTGCACCGCGACGTCAAGACCACCAACATCCTCCTCGACGCCGACTTCCACGTCAAGGTCGCCGACTTCGGCCTCTCCCGCCTCTTCCCGCTCGACGGCGCCACGCACGTGTCCACGGCGCCGCAGGGCACCCCGGGGTACGTGGACCCGGAGTACCACCAGTGCTACCAGCTCACCGACCGCAGCGACGTGTACAGCTTCGGCGTCGTGCTCGCCGAGCTCATCTCGTCCAAGCCCGCCGTCGACGTCACCCGGGATCGCGACGAGATCAACCTGGCCGCCATGGCCGTGGGCATGATCCAGCGGTCGGAGTTGGACCAGCTGGTGGACGCCGAGCTTGGGTATGGCTCTGACGAGGCCACGACGAGGGCGGTGACGATGGTGGCGGAGCTGGCGTTCCGGTGCCTGCAGCAGAACAGCGAGATGCGGCCGCCGATCAGGGAGGTGCTCGACGGTCTCAGGGGCATACAAGAGGGCGGCACCAAGGAGACGAAATACGACGTCGTCGTCATCCCCCGCTCCCCGAACACCGTGCACGCTCCTTGGGATAGCATGAGCACCACCCCGAGCATCAGCCAGTAG
- the LOC125527738 gene encoding LEAF RUST 10 DISEASE-RESISTANCE LOCUS RECEPTOR-LIKE PROTEIN KINASE-like 1.2 isoform X1: MPLLILLCVLLLAAGLELARGYPTAGAGDARAYNSSMCQGSFACGGLNIHYPFYLSNESMVVDGVSQSYCGYPGMAVRCDDSRANATATLRLAGGTNYTVLGIDYDNHTITLADADVSNGVCPMVRHNVNIPREAWLNFTPTGNSTISFFLDCNFTTNVTVAPLPPPELVPINCTGFERGRGSSFLATQLGAPDGNWARACKEVYVAPVQTGEWLTSPEYRGRLGSGGYGDVLRRGFRLSWDPSAGPCFKCELSGGRCSYDQPGGFLGCLCSDGRVRNMDCGPKKASKKTIIAVGSSAAALVLFVLLVVVLFLYIRKRRQYKMTSSSRLLKYSNSGGTPRSRGGSDLESSSVHNLQTHHFAYEELEEATGGFSDTRELGDGGFGTVYKGQLRDGRVVAVKRLYNNGSRHVEQFLNEAAILSRLRHPNLVTFYGCTSSRSRELLLVYEYVPNGTVADHLQGHRAVERALPWPLRLNVAVEAAAALAYLHAIDPPVVHRDVKTTNILLDADFHVKVADFGLSRLFPLDGATHVSTAPQGTPGYVDPEYHQCYQLTDRSDVYSFGVVLAELISSKPAVDVTRDRDEINLAAMAVGMIQRSELDQLVDAELGYGSDEATTRAVTMVAELAFRCLQQNSEMRPPIREVLDGLRGIQEGGTKETKYDVVVIPRSPNTVHAPWDSMSTTPSISQ; this comes from the exons ATGCCGCTCCTCATCCTCCTCTGTGTCCTGCTACTGGCCGCCGGGCTCGAGCTCGCCCGCGGCTACCCGACGGCCGGCGCCGGCGACGCCCGCGCCTACAACTCAAGCATGTGCCAGGGGTCCTTCGCGTGCGGGGGGCTCAACATCCACTACCCGTTTTACCTCTCCAACGAGTCCATGGTCGTCGACGGCGTGTCCCAGTCCTACTGCGGCTACCCCGGCATGGCCGTGCGCTGCGACGACAGCCGCGCCAACGCCACCGCCACGCTCCGGCTCGCCGGAGGCACCAACTACACCGTCCTCGGCATCGACTACGACAACCACACCATCACGCTCGCCGACGCCGACGTCTCCAACGGCGTCTGCCCCATGGTCCGCCACAACGTCAACAtccctcgcgaggcctggctcaACTTCACGCCCACCggcaacagcaccatctccttcTTCCTCGACTGCAACTTCACCACAAACGTCACCGTCGCCCCTCTGCCGCCGCCTGAGCTCGTCCCGATCAACTGTACCGGCTTCGAGCGAGGGCGCGGGTCGTCGTTCCTCGCCACGCAGCTCGGCGCGCCGGACGGGAACTGGGCACGGGCGTGCAAAGAGGTGTACGTGGCGCCCGTGCAGACCGGCGAGTGGCTGACGAGCCCGGAGTACCGCGGGCGGCTCGGGAGCGGCGGGTACGGCGACGTGCTGCGTCGCGGGTTCCGGCTCAGCTGGGACCCCAGCGCCGGGCCGTGCTTCAAGTGCGAGCTGTCCGGTGGGCGGTGCAGCTACGACCAGCCCGGCGGGTTCCTCGGCTGCCTCTGCTCCGACGGCCGCGTGCGCAACATGGACTGCG GGCCAAAGAAAGCGAGCAAAAAGACAATAATAGCAGTAG GATCCTCCGCAGCAGCTCTCGTTCTGTTCGTGCTTCTGGTAGTGGTGTTGTTCCTGTACATCCGCAAGAGGAGGCAGTACAAGATGACCTCGTCGTCGAGGCTCCTCAAGTACAGTAACTCCGGCGGGACACCCCGCTCCAGAGGCGGCAGCGACTTGGAGTCCAGCAGCGTCCACAACCTGCAGACGCACCACTTCGCCTACGAGGAGCTGGAGGAGGCCACCGGCGGCTTCAGCGACACCCGCGAGCTCGGCGACGGCGGCTTCGGCACCGTATACAAAGGCCAACTCCGGGACGGGCGCGTGGTGGCGGTGAAGCGGCTGTACAACAACGGCTCCCGGCACGTGGAGCAGTTCCTGAACGAGGCGGCCATCCTGTCGCGGCTACGCCACCCGAACCTCGTCACCTTCTACGGCTGCACGTCCAGCCGCAGCCGGGAGCTGCTGCTGGTGTACGAGTACGTGCCCAACGGCACCGTGGCCGACCACCTGCAGGGCCACCGCGCCGTGGAACGGGCGCTGCCGTGGCCGCTCCGCCTCAACGTCGCCGTCGAGGCCGCCGCCGCGCTCGCCTACCTCCACGCCATCGACCCGCCCGTGGTGCACCGCGACGTCAAGACCACCAACATCCTCCTCGACGCCGACTTCCACGTCAAGGTCGCCGACTTCGGCCTCTCCCGCCTCTTCCCGCTCGACGGCGCCACGCACGTGTCCACGGCGCCGCAGGGCACCCCGGGGTACGTGGACCCGGAGTACCACCAGTGCTACCAGCTCACCGACCGCAGCGACGTGTACAGCTTCGGCGTCGTGCTCGCCGAGCTCATCTCGTCCAAGCCCGCCGTCGACGTCACCCGGGATCGCGACGAGATCAACCTGGCCGCCATGGCCGTGGGCATGATCCAGCGGTCGGAGTTGGACCAGCTGGTGGACGCCGAGCTTGGGTATGGCTCTGACGAGGCCACGACGAGGGCGGTGACGATGGTGGCGGAGCTGGCGTTCCGGTGCCTGCAGCAGAACAGCGAGATGCGGCCGCCGATCAGGGAGGTGCTCGACGGTCTCAGGGGCATACAAGAGGGCGGCACCAAGGAGACGAAATACGACGTCGTCGTCATCCCCCGCTCCCCGAACACCGTGCACGCTCCTTGGGATAGCATGAGCACCACCCCGAGCATCAGCCAGTAG